One segment of Phycisphaerae bacterium DNA contains the following:
- the hutH gene encoding histidine ammonia-lyase has product MKRNSQPSDQRETTPAHAVHLDGSPLTLVQLDAAYDRPLQVSISDEVWAAIRAARAKIEAHLAGGEVIYGVNTGFGKLCNKRIAPDEVEKLQENLIISHAVGVGPPIPLELVRFMMLFKIVALAAGASGVQPAVIECLAAMLNADCLPVIPTRGSLGASGDLAPLAHMVLPMIARGDVSVAGNVRPAAGAFEELGIKPVKLGAKDGLALVNGTQMMLAYAAAICVRARRLAKHADLLASMSLEALRGSLKPFDEGLIALRPHPGAVEVAANIRRLMADSEILVSHANCDKVQDPYSLRCVPQVHGACRDALRHATETVLIELRSITDNPVLVNGEVISGGNFHGEPLALTLDYLAMALTEWASISERRTYLLTLGHDGLPPLLMKNTGLNSGFMMPQYTAAALVNECKVLSHPASVDTIPSSLGQEDHVSMGATSALKCWQIIDNAETVLAIELLCAGQALDYRLPTKPGLGPRLALEALRQSIPHAEADRAFGEDIQTALRLLRKQAVLAPVEKALSRLD; this is encoded by the coding sequence GTGAAACGAAACTCACAGCCATCGGATCAGAGGGAAACCACGCCGGCGCATGCCGTTCATCTGGACGGCTCGCCGCTGACGCTCGTTCAACTCGACGCCGCCTACGACCGCCCGCTTCAGGTTTCGATTTCTGATGAGGTCTGGGCCGCGATTCGAGCGGCCCGTGCGAAGATCGAAGCTCACCTGGCCGGCGGCGAGGTCATTTACGGCGTCAACACCGGCTTCGGAAAGCTCTGCAACAAGCGGATCGCGCCGGATGAAGTCGAAAAGCTCCAGGAAAATCTGATCATCTCTCACGCCGTCGGCGTCGGCCCGCCGATCCCGCTTGAACTCGTCCGCTTCATGATGCTCTTCAAGATCGTCGCCCTCGCCGCCGGGGCCAGCGGTGTTCAACCCGCCGTGATCGAGTGTCTCGCCGCCATGCTCAACGCCGACTGCCTGCCCGTCATTCCAACCCGCGGCTCGCTCGGCGCCAGCGGCGATCTCGCGCCGCTCGCACACATGGTCCTGCCGATGATCGCTCGCGGGGATGTCTCCGTCGCTGGAAACGTACGGCCGGCAGCGGGTGCCTTCGAAGAACTCGGCATCAAGCCCGTGAAGCTGGGTGCGAAAGACGGCCTGGCCCTTGTCAACGGCACACAGATGATGCTCGCCTATGCCGCCGCAATCTGCGTCCGCGCCCGCCGCCTGGCCAAACACGCCGATCTGCTGGCGTCGATGTCGCTCGAAGCCCTCCGCGGCAGCCTCAAGCCCTTCGACGAGGGCCTCATCGCCCTCCGGCCTCACCCCGGCGCGGTCGAAGTCGCGGCCAACATCCGCCGCCTCATGGCCGACAGCGAAATCCTCGTCTCCCACGCCAACTGCGACAAAGTCCAGGACCCCTACAGCCTCCGCTGCGTTCCCCAGGTCCACGGCGCCTGCCGCGACGCCCTGCGACACGCGACCGAAACGGTCCTCATCGAACTCCGCTCCATCACCGACAACCCAGTGCTCGTCAACGGCGAAGTCATCAGCGGCGGCAACTTCCACGGCGAGCCCCTCGCCCTCACCCTCGACTACCTCGCGATGGCCCTAACCGAATGGGCCAGCATCTCCGAGCGCCGGACATACCTTCTAACGCTTGGCCACGACGGTCTGCCACCGCTCTTAATGAAAAACACCGGTCTTAACAGCGGTTTCATGATGCCCCAATACACCGCCGCCGCGCTCGTGAACGAATGCAAAGTCCTCTCCCACCCCGCCAGCGTGGACACCATCCCGTCGAGCCTCGGTCAGGAAGATCATGTCTCCATGGGTGCAACGAGCGCCCTGAAATGCTGGCAGATCATCGACAACGCCGAGACCGTCCTCGCCATCGAACTCCTCTGCGCCGGTCAGGCCCTTGATTACCGCCTCCCCACCAAACCCGGCCTGGGTCCGCGTCTTGCTTTGGAAGCGTTGCGCCAATCAATTCCCCACGCCGAGGCCGACCGCGCATTCGGCGAGGACATTCAAACCGCGCTGCGCTTGCTGCGCAAACAGGCGGTTCTCGCACCTGTCGAAAAGGCCCTGTCCCGGCTCGACTGA
- a CDS encoding ABC-2 family transporter protein, which yields MSLKRPIRLAALFARVSIQNVAAYRFDMMMRIVVSIMHLASELLVVWTVFHNTPQIRGWQWQHMLVLTGVYRMVAGGLRISILPNMHKLLEDIQKGTLDFVLLRPVNAQLLVSIREIIIYRLVDVVLGLTVCVIGCVKLHGAVSPVNLAMFVGVIAAGYVIVYGIWLMLATLCFWFVRIQNIEMVFWNVFEAGRYPITIYPDWLRWALTYILPLAFITMVPAATFLGDSSKMPTAALGWACLLAAGMFIVSNRFWRFGLRHYSGASA from the coding sequence ATGTCCCTGAAGCGACCCATTAGACTGGCGGCGCTGTTTGCCCGCGTGAGCATTCAGAATGTCGCGGCCTATCGCTTCGACATGATGATGCGGATCGTCGTGTCAATCATGCACCTGGCGAGCGAATTGCTCGTCGTCTGGACGGTCTTTCATAACACGCCGCAGATCCGGGGCTGGCAGTGGCAGCATATGCTGGTGCTGACCGGCGTGTATCGGATGGTGGCCGGGGGCCTGCGCATCTCAATCCTTCCGAACATGCACAAGCTGCTGGAGGACATCCAAAAAGGGACGCTCGACTTCGTCCTTCTTCGGCCGGTCAACGCCCAGCTACTGGTCAGCATCCGCGAGATCATCATCTATCGGCTCGTCGACGTCGTCCTCGGACTGACCGTCTGCGTCATTGGGTGCGTCAAGCTCCACGGGGCGGTGTCGCCGGTCAACCTTGCCATGTTCGTCGGCGTTATCGCGGCGGGATACGTCATTGTCTATGGTATTTGGCTGATGCTGGCGACGCTTTGTTTTTGGTTTGTGCGTATCCAGAACATCGAGATGGTCTTTTGGAATGTGTTCGAGGCCGGCCGCTATCCGATCACGATTTATCCGGATTGGCTGCGCTGGGCGTTGACTTACATCTTGCCCCTGGCATTCATCACGATGGTCCCCGCCGCGACGTTTCTCGGCGATTCATCCAAGATGCCGACGGCCGCACTCGGCTGGGCCTGCCTGTTGGCAGCGGGAATGTTCATCGTCTCGAATCGGTTTTGGCGATTCGGGCTGAGGCACTACAGCGGGGCGTCGGCGTAG
- a CDS encoding ABC-2 family transporter protein, with protein MTTIVRAFPAFLRVYIGVMLQYRGEIILWAIWGLVNPAVLYAMWSAAAEGRPDGQIAGFSKGQLAAYYFAIMVIGHVTTAWDTYEMGYRIRSGELSAKLLRPILPIWESMANNLAYKIATLGFLAPMWAICFWLYAPDFRAPPWQITVGIFTIVLAGALNFVLGYVVSLIAFWTPKLDAVGEVYFGLSMFLGGRFSPMLALPGAVLSFAWALPFRWMFAFPAEVLTGKMTDTGQIATGLAMQLVWLAGLVILFRVGWAAAVKRYSAVSG; from the coding sequence GTGACGACCATCGTGCGAGCGTTTCCCGCTTTTCTTCGCGTCTATATCGGCGTGATGCTTCAGTATCGCGGGGAGATCATCTTGTGGGCCATCTGGGGCCTGGTGAATCCCGCAGTGTTGTATGCGATGTGGAGCGCCGCAGCAGAGGGCCGACCGGATGGCCAGATCGCGGGGTTCTCGAAGGGCCAATTGGCGGCCTACTACTTCGCAATCATGGTCATCGGGCACGTGACCACGGCGTGGGATACCTATGAGATGGGTTACCGCATACGCAGTGGAGAGCTTTCGGCGAAGCTTCTGCGACCGATCTTGCCCATCTGGGAGTCGATGGCGAATAACCTCGCCTACAAGATTGCGACGCTCGGTTTCCTGGCGCCGATGTGGGCGATTTGCTTCTGGCTGTACGCGCCGGATTTTCGTGCGCCGCCATGGCAGATTACTGTTGGGATCTTCACGATTGTGCTGGCCGGCGCGCTGAATTTCGTCCTGGGCTACGTGGTGTCCTTGATTGCTTTCTGGACGCCCAAGCTCGATGCGGTCGGCGAGGTCTATTTTGGTCTGAGCATGTTTCTTGGCGGGCGATTCTCGCCGATGTTGGCCCTGCCCGGCGCGGTTCTTTCGTTTGCCTGGGCTTTGCCATTTCGCTGGATGTTTGCGTTTCCGGCAGAGGTGCTGACGGGCAAGATGACGGATACCGGCCAGATTGCCACCGGCCTGGCGATGCAGTTGGTCTGGCTCGCTGGGCTGGTGATCCTTTTTCGCGTCGGGTGGGCGGCGGCCGTCAAACGTTACTCGGCGGTGAGCGGGTGA
- a CDS encoding ATP-binding cassette domain-containing protein, giving the protein MPQIEVDSLSKNFRVPEREGGLVASLRSVFRRKYRQVNAVDQVSFTVEKGEIVGFLGPNGAGKTTTLKMLSGLLYPTSGTARVMDHVPWNREAEYLRQISMLMGQRSQMQWDLPAIDSFMVHGAVYNIPKAQYQETLDELVELLDLTPILKKQVRTLSLGERMKCEICVSLLHRPAVLFLDEPTIGVDVTMQARIREFIAGYNKRHGATIILTSHYMADVVALCKRIIVIHHGRILFDGALDALSAKLAPFKVIKVDLDRELDGYDFAALGEVLVREGRKVELRVPKRSAPAITERLLNDLPILDLTIEDPPIEDVIKRAFSEQAAAGENPDSSRQPAEAHGT; this is encoded by the coding sequence ATGCCCCAAATCGAGGTGGATTCACTCAGCAAGAACTTTCGCGTACCGGAGCGGGAAGGCGGGCTCGTCGCATCGCTTCGAAGCGTGTTTCGGCGGAAGTATCGACAGGTCAACGCGGTCGATCAGGTCAGCTTCACCGTCGAGAAGGGGGAGATCGTCGGCTTTCTGGGTCCCAACGGGGCGGGCAAGACGACCACGCTGAAGATGCTCTCGGGGTTGTTGTACCCAACGTCGGGAACGGCACGAGTCATGGATCATGTGCCGTGGAACCGGGAGGCGGAGTATTTGCGGCAGATCAGCATGCTCATGGGGCAACGCTCGCAGATGCAGTGGGACCTACCGGCGATCGATTCGTTCATGGTCCATGGGGCGGTCTACAACATCCCCAAGGCGCAGTATCAAGAGACGCTCGACGAGTTGGTGGAGCTGCTGGACCTGACGCCGATCTTAAAGAAGCAGGTGCGGACGTTGTCCCTGGGCGAGCGGATGAAGTGCGAGATTTGCGTTTCGCTGCTGCATCGCCCGGCGGTCCTTTTTCTCGACGAGCCCACGATCGGCGTGGACGTGACCATGCAGGCGCGGATTCGAGAGTTCATCGCCGGCTACAACAAGCGGCACGGCGCAACGATCATTTTGACGAGCCATTACATGGCCGACGTGGTGGCGCTGTGCAAGCGGATCATCGTCATCCACCACGGGCGCATTCTGTTCGATGGGGCGCTCGACGCGCTGTCTGCCAAGCTGGCCCCGTTCAAGGTCATCAAAGTCGATCTGGACCGCGAACTGGACGGCTACGACTTTGCGGCCCTGGGAGAGGTGCTGGTCCGCGAGGGGCGCAAGGTGGAGCTGCGGGTGCCCAAGCGCAGCGCCCCGGCCATTACCGAGCGGCTGCTCAACGACCTCCCAATTCTCGATCTGACGATCGAAGATCCGCCGATCGAGGACGTGATCAAGCGGGCCTTCAGCGAACAGGCCGCGGCCGGAGAGAACCCGGATTCTTCCCGTCAACCCGCGGAGGCGCACGGAACGTGA
- a CDS encoding type II secretion system protein: MTLIEMAVAVLLIGAGLFLLVGWTRGLQSDARRTLAVRLLAELDKALAQYHRANDRYPIAPQPNAAARVTIALLDFERTRQTLDDLPPSVWRGPGQRILVDPWGTPLKYFSETDESRYVLANNGRPVFVSAGPDRDFGDEDVSKIGDNLRSDDPGPAGFRLDHIMRESLTEEEPAGGEKEH, encoded by the coding sequence ATGACCCTCATCGAAATGGCGGTCGCCGTCCTGCTGATCGGCGCCGGCCTGTTTCTGCTGGTGGGGTGGACGCGGGGCCTCCAGTCCGACGCCCGCCGGACCCTGGCGGTGCGGCTCCTCGCCGAACTGGATAAGGCCCTCGCTCAATATCATCGGGCGAACGATCGCTATCCCATCGCCCCTCAACCGAACGCCGCCGCTCGCGTGACCATCGCCCTTCTCGACTTCGAGCGAACCCGGCAGACGCTCGACGATCTGCCGCCCTCCGTCTGGCGCGGCCCGGGACAGCGTATTCTGGTAGACCCCTGGGGGACGCCGCTCAAGTATTTCTCCGAGACGGACGAATCGCGCTACGTTCTGGCCAATAACGGCCGGCCGGTCTTCGTTTCGGCAGGTCCGGATCGCGATTTCGGCGATGAAGACGTGTCGAAAATCGGCGACAACCTGCGCAGCGACGATCCGGGTCCGGCGGGATTCCGACTGGACCACATCATGCGCGAATCGTTAACGGAGGAGGAGCCCGCGGGTGGCGAAAAAGAACATTGA
- a CDS encoding phosphoglycerate kinase, translating to MAKKNIDRVDVRDRRVLMRVDFNVPLKEGRITDDRRVVQALPSIRSVMDRAGKLILMSHLGRPSGKGPESAFSLRPVAEHLATLLGRGVRLADDCVGDQANQLVDEMKSGDVLVLENLRFHAEETLVDSAKKNPDKKPTANQQEKIDAFARALTRNADLYCNDAFGTCHRKHVSMYDVPMLLGAGRRVCGHLVQNELKFLGDALAQPERPFVAILGGAKVSDKIKVIENLLTRVDTILIGGAMTYTFNAAKELGVGKSLCERDKTNVAKSLLDRAGQKLRLPSDHVCASQLEKGAATKTVAGAIPDDLMGLDIGPMTIADYRKLLATARTIVWNGPMGAFETTPFDRGTLAIAQALADATANGATTIIGGGDSAAAVEAAGLADKMTHISTGGGASLEFLEGKPFATIEILDDA from the coding sequence GTGGCGAAAAAGAACATTGACCGGGTCGACGTTCGCGATCGACGCGTCTTAATGCGCGTCGATTTTAACGTCCCGTTGAAGGAAGGTCGGATCACCGATGATCGCCGCGTGGTCCAGGCGCTGCCTTCGATTCGCTCGGTCATGGACCGCGCCGGCAAACTCATCCTCATGAGCCATTTGGGACGGCCCTCCGGCAAGGGCCCCGAGTCCGCCTTCAGCCTGCGCCCCGTCGCGGAACACCTGGCGACGCTGTTGGGGAGAGGCGTGCGCCTGGCCGACGATTGCGTGGGAGATCAGGCCAACCAACTTGTCGATGAAATGAAATCCGGCGACGTGCTGGTCCTGGAGAACCTGCGCTTCCATGCCGAGGAAACGCTGGTCGATTCCGCCAAGAAGAACCCCGACAAAAAGCCAACGGCGAATCAGCAGGAAAAGATCGACGCGTTCGCCCGTGCCTTGACGCGGAACGCCGACCTTTACTGCAACGACGCTTTCGGAACCTGCCATCGCAAACACGTGAGCATGTACGATGTGCCCATGCTGCTGGGCGCCGGCAGGAGAGTCTGTGGCCACCTCGTGCAGAATGAGCTGAAATTTCTGGGAGACGCACTCGCTCAGCCTGAACGGCCGTTTGTCGCGATTCTGGGCGGGGCCAAAGTCAGTGACAAGATCAAGGTCATCGAGAATCTGCTCACCAGGGTGGACACGATCCTCATCGGCGGGGCAATGACCTACACCTTCAACGCCGCGAAGGAACTTGGCGTAGGCAAGAGCCTCTGCGAGCGGGACAAGACGAACGTGGCCAAAAGCCTTCTGGACAGAGCAGGACAGAAGTTGCGCCTGCCGAGCGATCACGTCTGCGCTTCGCAATTGGAAAAAGGGGCTGCCACAAAGACGGTGGCCGGCGCGATTCCCGATGATCTCATGGGTTTGGACATCGGTCCTATGACTATTGCGGATTACCGCAAGTTGTTGGCGACCGCCAGGACGATCGTGTGGAATGGACCCATGGGCGCATTCGAGACGACTCCCTTTGATCGGGGAACGTTGGCCATCGCACAGGCGCTGGCGGACGCCACGGCCAATGGCGCAACGACCATCATCGGCGGCGGCGACTCGGCCGCGGCCGTCGAAGCCGCCGGCCTGGCCGACAAGATGACCCACATTTCCACCGGCGGCGGCGCCAGCCTGGAGTTTCTCGAAGGCAAGCCCTTCGCTACCATCGAGATCCTGGACGACGCCTGA
- a CDS encoding histidine phosphatase family protein, with the protein MTRLILIATAQTDWRVQDRLAGDTDLPLNQTGHEQAVADGGALTALAPTICRCGPEQATKQTAGIMAHQLGIRFRTVKELREVDLGHWEGLTMDEFRERFPKVHRQWRAEPTTVEPPEGESIPTAASRLSNGLKKILKRHPDEAMIIVVGPLAHAILRCRLQDGNYEKFWEYADSDERRCDLTIEPASIAAP; encoded by the coding sequence ATGACCCGACTCATCCTCATCGCCACAGCACAGACGGATTGGCGCGTCCAGGACCGACTGGCCGGTGACACCGATCTGCCCCTCAATCAGACCGGCCACGAACAGGCGGTCGCCGATGGCGGCGCCCTCACCGCGCTGGCGCCGACCATCTGCCGTTGCGGTCCCGAGCAGGCCACCAAACAAACCGCGGGGATCATGGCGCACCAACTTGGTATTCGCTTTCGCACCGTCAAGGAGCTTCGCGAGGTCGACCTCGGCCATTGGGAGGGGCTGACGATGGATGAATTCCGCGAACGCTTTCCCAAGGTCCATCGCCAATGGCGCGCCGAGCCGACGACCGTCGAACCGCCCGAAGGCGAGTCCATTCCCACTGCCGCTTCGCGCCTATCCAACGGACTCAAAAAAATTCTCAAGCGCCATCCCGACGAGGCCATGATCATCGTCGTTGGCCCGCTGGCCCACGCCATCCTTCGCTGCCGACTGCAGGACGGCAATTACGAAAAATTCTGGGAGTACGCGGACAGCGACGAGCGACGGTGCGACCTGACGATCGAACCGGCCAGCATTGCCGCACCCTGA
- a CDS encoding class I fructose-bisphosphate aldolase produces the protein MTERVREILSWYKGENPGVLTNLARMLNHGRLGGVGRMVILPVDQGWEHGPVRSFGPNDAGYDPHYHFKLATEAGLNAYAAPLGFLEAGAADFAGDVPLILKANNHDMLADEKDSWQALTASVRDARRLGCCAVGLTIYPGSALRKQMYEECRAYAEEAKAAGLAVVVWSYPRGSSLSKEGETAIDVCGYAAQIACQLGAHIIKVKLPSNHIEQDAARKVYEKEKIAIGTLAERVKHVIQCAFNGRRIVIFSGGAKKENDADVFEECKAIRDGGGFGSIIGRNTFQRKRNDALKFLDQIIKIYS, from the coding sequence ATGACCGAGCGCGTTCGCGAAATCCTGAGCTGGTACAAAGGTGAAAACCCCGGCGTCCTGACCAATCTGGCCCGGATGCTCAACCACGGCCGCCTTGGCGGCGTCGGCCGCATGGTGATCCTCCCCGTCGATCAGGGATGGGAGCACGGTCCCGTGCGCAGCTTCGGCCCCAACGACGCCGGCTACGATCCTCACTATCACTTCAAGCTCGCTACGGAAGCGGGCCTGAATGCCTACGCCGCTCCGCTGGGTTTCCTCGAAGCTGGCGCCGCGGACTTCGCCGGCGATGTCCCCCTCATCCTCAAGGCCAACAACCACGACATGCTGGCCGACGAAAAAGATTCGTGGCAGGCGCTCACCGCCTCGGTTCGCGATGCCCGCCGCCTCGGCTGCTGTGCCGTCGGCCTGACCATCTACCCCGGTTCGGCTTTGCGGAAACAAATGTATGAAGAGTGTCGGGCCTACGCCGAGGAAGCCAAGGCCGCCGGTCTGGCCGTCGTCGTATGGAGTTATCCCCGCGGCAGCTCACTCTCCAAGGAAGGTGAAACAGCGATCGACGTGTGCGGCTACGCAGCGCAGATCGCCTGCCAGTTGGGCGCGCACATCATCAAAGTGAAACTGCCTTCCAACCACATCGAACAGGACGCCGCACGGAAGGTCTACGAGAAAGAAAAGATCGCCATCGGCACGCTGGCCGAGCGCGTCAAGCACGTCATCCAGTGTGCGTTCAACGGCCGCCGAATCGTTATTTTCAGCGGCGGGGCCAAGAAGGAGAATGACGCAGACGTATTTGAGGAATGCAAGGCCATCCGCGACGGAGGCGGCTTCGGCTCCATCATCGGCCGCAATACCTTCCAGCGCAAGCGCAACGACGCCCTAAAGTTCCTCGACCAGATCATCAAGATCTACTCGTAG